AATTTTCCTTAAATATGAATGGATCTACCGTAAGCCTGCAATACTGACTCACCCATCATTTCAGATAAAGTAGGGTGAGGGAAAATAGTATTGATTAAATCAAGCTCTGTACCTTCCATAGTTCTAGCAATTACATAACCTTGAATTAGTTCAGTAACCTCTTCGCCTATCAAATGAGCTCCTAGCAATTCCCCAGTTTTTGTATCAAATATCGTTTTAATCATCCCTTCAGTATAGCCATCAACTAAAGCTTTACCATTAACGATAGATGGGAATTTGCCAATTTTCACTTGGTAACCAGCTTTTTTTGCTTGTTCTTCAGTAAGTCCTACACTAGCAATTTGCGGTGAGGAATAAGTACAGCCTGGAATATTATGTTTTTCTATAGGATGAGTTTTGAGTCCGGCAATAGTTTCCACAGCAATAATACCTTCATGACTTGCCTTATGTGCAAGCCACGGGGGAGATGTGACATCGCCTATTGCATAAATTCCTTGTTCATCAGTTTGCATAAACTGATTGGTAACAATATGACCTTTCTCTATTTTGATATTAGTTTTTTCTAGATTAAGGTTTTCCGTGTTAGCAACTATACCAACTGCCATCAGTAAAGTTTCAGCTTGTATTTTGTGATTCTTTCCTTCTATCTCAACTTCAATCATAACATGATCTTGTGTTTGGCTATGATTTAACAATCTGCTATTAGTATGAATTTTTATACCCTTTCTTTCAAAAGTTTTTCGTGCCATTAAAGAAATTTCTTCATCTTCAGCCTGTAAAATCCTATTTTGTACTTCAATTATGGTGACGTTTGTTCCTAAAGAGTTATAAAATGAGGCAAACTCTATACCAATCGCTCCTGAGCCAACTATAACCATAGATTTTGGTAATTTATCCATAATCATAGCTTCCTTAGAGGTAATAATTTGCTTACCGTCTGGTTTAAATCCATCTAAGATTCTAGACCTTGCCCCTGTGGCAATTATTATATTTGTTGCTTTAATCGAAATTTTTTGACCGTTACTATCAATATTTACCACTTTGCTAGTTCCAAGTACAGCAGTACCATCAATTACCGTAACCTTATTTTTCTTTAGTAAGGACTTAATGCCAGATGTTAACTGCGTCGATATATCTCTAGAACGCTGTACTATTTTTTTTAAGTCAAAGCTTGGTTCATTGACTATAATACCATAATCTTGAGCATGCTTAATTTTCTGAAATAATTCAGCTGATTTAAGTAGTGCTTTTGTTGGTATACATCCCCAATTTAAACAAACCCCTCCTAAATGCTCTTTCTCAATCAACACAACTTTTTTATTTAGTTGTGCAGCCCTAATTGCTGCGACGTAACCACCAGGTCCACCCCCAATAATTGCTATATCATAATTTTCCATTAATATATCCAGCTATTCATTCATTGCTTTTTTAATATAGCCTACTATAACTACAGTAATAAAAATGGCTACTGAAATTTATAATAAGTTTGATTTTTTATACCTCTATAAATTAAGATACCTTCCTTACCACCAAAAATTAGATCACGACTGGCTGTAGTAGAAGAGTTAACTGCAGACATCGTTAGATGTGATGTTATCCAAGATCGTGGATATGATAGTAATAAAAATAGACAAAACCTTGAGTCTCAGAATAATATTACCGTTATCCCTGGCAGAAAAAATAGAAAAACAAAAATTGTTTATGATAGAGAAAAATACAAACTTAGAGGAGCTATTGGAATATTCTTTGGAAAAATAAAAGAAAATCAGAGGCTTGCTGTCCGATATGAAAAAGATGATCTTTCTTTCCTC
This genomic interval from Candidatus Tisiphia endosymbiont of Dioctria linearis contains the following:
- the lpdA gene encoding dihydrolipoyl dehydrogenase — its product is MENYDIAIIGGGPGGYVAAIRAAQLNKKVVLIEKEHLGGVCLNWGCIPTKALLKSAELFQKIKHAQDYGIIVNEPSFDLKKIVQRSRDISTQLTSGIKSLLKKNKVTVIDGTAVLGTSKVVNIDSNGQKISIKATNIIIATGARSRILDGFKPDGKQIITSKEAMIMDKLPKSMVIVGSGAIGIEFASFYNSLGTNVTIIEVQNRILQAEDEEISLMARKTFERKGIKIHTNSRLLNHSQTQDHVMIEVEIEGKNHKIQAETLLMAVGIVANTENLNLEKTNIKIEKGHIVTNQFMQTDEQGIYAIGDVTSPPWLAHKASHEGIIAVETIAGLKTHPIEKHNIPGCTYSSPQIASVGLTEEQAKKAGYQVKIGKFPSIVNGKALVDGYTEGMIKTIFDTKTGELLGAHLIGEEVTELIQGYVIARTMEGTELDLINTIFPHPTLSEMMGESVLQAYGRSIHI
- a CDS encoding transposase; its protein translation is MQDRGYDSNKNRQNLESQNNITVIPGRKNRKTKIVYDREKYKLRGAIGIFFGKIKENQRLAVRYEKDDLSFLSFIALAAIKLHLC